In Chaetodon auriga isolate fChaAug3 chromosome 9, fChaAug3.hap1, whole genome shotgun sequence, the genomic window GGCGACGTAAATCAGGAAGTTTCGTAAAGATGAGATGACGTCTTGTcgcattttcttcttcatctcctccgGGTCCATTTTTGGTGCGAGTCCTTCCAGTTTGAACATTTCTGCTGCGGTTTTACTGGCTCTTGTTCTTCAGTCGTGCCTTTCGTGGTGGACATACACCGTCAGGGAGCATGGATGAAATAATCTAATCCGGAAGTGCGTAAGGCGGAAGTTACGATTACGACGGCGCGCAGGGAGGGacaaacagcatgaagacaGCAGAAAATGTATGTGGCACCCTAAATGTAGCGGTCAACAACCGTTTGACTACAGCACCACAAGAAGGTAAGTTTGTAAAGCTTATtctatttattacattttgtaatATGTAATGTATgctttgttaaaaatataaacatcttcttttacttttttaatgtttaaattacattaaataaaaaagGTTGCGTGACCAGTTTTCCTTCAATGTACATCATGTAAATGTTGACACTGGGCCTCATAAGACAAGTACCAATGCAGGATCCTTGTCATTTGAGCTGCTATTGTGATTTTGTGATGCAGATTGACAAACAACTTTGTAATCAATTTCCACAAACCAGCTAACATATATTGATTATAGGGCATTTGGGGCAACTGGGGCAGTTCCCCACTTTGCCAGGTGGGTAATTCCATCCTGCTTGTGGGATATTTGTTTTTAGagttatgttgttttttgttttttgtttttttttgtttgtttgtttttaatcgAGGTGATAAACTGACACAAGACACAACCAGACTTCAAGGACTTCACAAGGAAGTCACAAGACTTCACCAGGAATAAAATGATAgttcttgaaaataaaaataaatgttaaatttatgacattttatagTCAAACAACCTTTATCAAGATGGAcacaggcacaaaaaaaaaaaaaagttggctaTCAAAAACTGGACCATAAGACCAAACaatcaatatttaattttttcagcacacattaaaacattattattattattattattattattattattgggtGTAACTCAGTGGATTGAACTGACCTTGCgaaggaggggtgggggtcCTCCGGGCAGACAgcggaggaggcagggaggagagagagagacgagcagagggagggggcgggTTGTTTCTGAGCTCAGGGCCGAGGATTAAGCAGAGAGCAGTCCCAGTACGATGACAGCATCCAGCATATAgccaccccccccacacacacaccacatcaccATCCGGCCCGGGAGGACGCAGCGGAtatttttgaggaaaaaaaaatcatttcccCCCAATTTCTCCGCATCACTGATCTTTTTGGGGAATAACCCTCCCAGACTCCCGCTCCGTCTGTCTCCTCCACAGACCACGAGGTGAGTTTTCTCGGTATTTCCCGGTGTTATTGTCTGATGAAGGAGCGCCCGGCTGTACGCGGAGGCGCCTGCACCTTGCATCCATTCCTGCCATCCAGGCTGATATTTATCACATCGAAATGAATAATTGAAGCGATGGTCGTTTTCACACCGCCTGCGGGCTTTAGTCGTGTCCCTGTTTGAGGGAGGCGGTGTAGAGATTTAAATCCGATTAAAATTATAAAggaagcaacaaaagactgaccttttttttttctttgttaagcCTCCTGGTTTGGATGGCATGGCAGCGACCACTGATCAAAGTTAGTGTTTGGTCAGTGTGATGATAAATATTGATCATTGGAAAGGGATTTTTAAAAGCATTAATGAGCGATAAACACGGCCCATGCGTGCGTAGTTTATTCCCACAGCCTAAATTAAGGTGTTGGATAACATAGATTGCTACTATACAGGATTACAGTCAAAATCCTGCTCGTTTTTGCACCGATGAATGGCATTCATTCTACATTTTCGCAAACACATGTCTTATGTAGCTATAGTGGAGATCCATGCTGCCGTATGCGCAGTGAAATCACCGTCACTGGCTCCAGATTGGAAATGAACGGACTAAATCCTGACGgatcgggggggggggtgccAGGAGTCTGGGTAGTAAAACACGCACATTGTGAATGGGCGTAGGCGATGTGCAGCCACTCCGGGACAGTCgcctctcctttttctcctcttccctcataTCCTTTGGCCGGCAGCAGCCTCTTCCCTGCGCTCTTCCATGCCGTGCCAGGCATGACAAGCGCAACACAACTAGACCGGAACAATGCGTTTTGCTGTTCTGGGGGCCTTCATTTAATGCATGACATGATTTAATATGACCGCTGATCGCGCTTCCATTTAGACGCGTGTAATCCCGCAGCTTGCACTGTGCATAGAGACATCACTTAAGTTAATAACTGAGTGTTTTTAATAGCATCATATGCGGCTGCTTGTCGCCCACAGCTGAGCACACGCGCACGCAGCCACACatctaatgaatgaatgaatgccaTTTTGCTCCTGTGATGTGCTGCCTGTGTGAAATAGCTGCGGATGCTCGGTGTTTTGCTTTCACTCTCGTGTGCACtcggtgtgtgtgcatggctgtatccttccactgctgcaggctttgtgcTATGACTCAGGGATGTATGGTATAACATGTGATGGGAGTTGCCTGCTCCGAGGTCAGTCCGCCAGAGGAGAAACGCGACGGGCAGAACTTGCACATCAGGAAAGACTTGATGCCTGGCTGCATTAGCCTCGATCTGCCCTGCTCACCGCTCCTCTGTCCCACTTACTgcaaccagccagccagccatcctctccccctctcctcctctttagTCTTAGCTCCATGTCTCCAGGGCAAACTGTGTTGCTGGGCTGCTGTATGCTGCTCTGGCCCAATGCCTTGACCTGCTGATCATTAAATTAATCAATAGCTGTTCAGGAATGCGATTCATATTGTTGCAGCTACTGGAAGATGTTGATCAATCAATATTGGTCTTTCTCAATGAATGAATTCTATTAATTCATGGGTCAGGGGTTAcactggatggatggacagtATAGATGGACACTGGAACAAAGGTGGGACTGTAAGTGTGTATTTCTCCATCAAACTGCACCAGTGTTACTCCTGCACAGTAAAAAGCAGACGTGACCTCATTGATGTGACAGCTTCATGGCGATGGCACACTTGACTGGCAGTGGCGCCATAATGTAGGCCAACTCTATTTATGAACAAAGCTATAGTAAAACAGTAAGAGTATGAAAAtcataaagaagaaaatcatCAGCTCAGAGTATAACCAGGTGTGTCCTCCTCTATTCTCCGCTGTGATATGAAATATTAAAGTCGTGCCGTGGCTATATGTAAGTATTATTCCAGCAGAGCCCAGAGGCCTGTTGTAGCTGCTGGCTTACTGGCTACCCTCatattacttttacttaaagatAAGCCCTCTATTGTGCAGTTTTGAAGGATCACTGAGTTGAAGGAAATTGGCTTCGACAGCAACAGAAGAAGTGAGGCAGACAGTCCTCCAGACTTGTAACGTCTATCATCATCGAACATCCAAagatcttcctctctctctgtctgtctcgctgTCCGTCTCTCTCCGGAACCATCAGAACCATCGACAGAGATCTGTAAGACAATGCAGCTCACTATTAATCTTCAAAAGGCCCATTATTTAATAGTGCACTGGGGAACTCAAGCCTCGCCAGGTCGCTGATGAAAGGGGAAATGAAATGAGCGGCGCATGGTGAGCCCTGTCTTCATAATGCTAATGGAATGAGCTGACaggctgaatgaaaaacaggagaTGTGATTATGTCTGGAAGACAGGTAACAGAGAAATAAccagcaaaacacaacaagcagcagcagcgttcaGCAGAGTTAAACAAGCCACCAAGCTACTGTGAGACAGTTGACTGTAGTCGTGTTctttttctattatttctgTGGTGGACATGACAGATTCACTTATTTTAGTGTTTAATTTTAGTACATAGCATGGACCGATGCCACATACCACAGCGCATAAAGCCCAAGCTCTATAAAAACACCCGTCCCTGAACGGCCTTTTATACTAATACCAACAACAGCACAAGAAAACAGTGCAATACAAAACACAGTCAGCCAGTAACAAGACGAAGAGTCTGCAGCCCTGCAGGCACAGCTGgatgctaacatcagcgtgcAAACATGCTCACGATGACCTGTCCATCGTTgtagtttagcgtgttagcatgctaacatttgtcaATTAGCAGTAACTGGAATGTCTTTAGTTCAGATCCAGTTTGATTGTGATGATGTTGTGGAGCACTATGCTGAAAAGGAATTTGTGAAATACTAAAAGAAACTAATTTTATGGCAGTCCATCCGGtggttgagatatttcagcctgggcggactgactgattgactgacagATCATCCATACAGTCATGCTGCTAGTATGACTAAAGAAACCACAAAACGACTTAAAGAAAAGCACCTGATCGATCAGACCACATGGCAGATCTCTCTTTAAAGAGCAGCTTTAACTCAactattacatttttttcagtcatgATCCATTTCGACTAGTGTGGATCTCCATGTATTGATCCtctcaacagaaaaaaaaaaaatctgtgaaagGGGGCATATATGAAAGAACACCTGACAGTCACGTGTTTACACATGCTGGTTATTCAGGTGTGAACATGGCAGTGGTGACATCTTACTGGCTTCCTGCCCAAAATCTCTAATAGATTTATTATTGTAGAAGCTTTTTGTGACCATGAAGTTGTACAATAACTCAAATGCCATTAGTGTGAGTGTGCCTGTATTTCGTAACCGTCCTCAccatttttatgtttctttaatTTTTGATGGAACTCACAATATAGATCTGAAGTCTGTCCAATAAATGTACATAAGTGTAATGTCCAAAGAGGGTTAACCCTTGACTTGAAAGCACAAGCATACCATCTGTATTTCATTTGTCTGGAGCTTTTCGCAAGACGAAAATGAATCTTTGGACTGTGGAACGTCTGCTCTATTTGTTGTTCCTCACATTTACAACTTGGCATTTGTGAAATCTGAAGCGACCCAGCTGCCTCGCATAAACCTAAATCACTCTCACCTCAAGTCATCCAGATATTCACACACAATATTTTCTGCcaagtgtgctgctgttggactgaatgtttcctctgtgctctgtgtccAACTTTGCTGGCAGCGACTGTGAGCCAAAATGAATTGTCGAGTTGCTGAACCaacccctgctgctgctgcgcctcATGTGATGCAGCTGTGTCCGCTGTGTCATATTtggctctgcgtgtgtgtgtttttttgtttgtgtgtgtgtgtgtgtgtgtgtgtgtatgtgtgtgtgtgtgtgggggggacAGATTGGGAACAAGATGTCAATAGCAGCCAACTGGTCTTTTCCAAACAAAAGCTGTTGTTCAGTCCGTGAGCAAGGATTCTGCCCTGGTCTCCAATTGTGTAACGCTCCCCTCGCTTATCATATTAAGGTctgtgagttgtgtgtgtgtgtgtgtgtgtgtgtgtaactgcattAGCAGAGCAGCCCCAGTGCTGAGTTCAGTCTTAATTTATTAGAGCAAGCAGCTGATTGACAAGATTTTACAGAGAAATTCACGCTGTCAGTCAGATTGTCATATCCATTCGCTTGGATTATCTTATTTGCCGTCCTAATGCAACTTCCCTGGGCCCTGTCCAGGTTGATGTGACCTGCTGTGGCCCAGACTGGCCCGGCAGTGCTAATTgggctgttttctctccagctggCTGCACAGAAGCTGCTAGTTCAGTCCCACCTCTCCACccctgaggagagagagaggagtactTCTATGAACTGCATGTGGGCTCATACCAGGCGACAGGAGTGAATGAGTGACTGTTTtgtctgagacagagagacattgtgtgagaaaacaagcagagagagcgtgtgtgtggggtggggtgggggggcattgtctcacagaaatgaaacacagacatcGAAGCGGAGGGCTTGAGACAGCCTTCGTTACCTATCAGCACTTTGTACAAATATTCTCAGATTggtggaggggtgaggaggcaaaaggagaaagaggggagaatGAGTGAAAGGCCAGACATGCTGCGAGGCCTGctgatgagctgtgtgtgtgtgagggcagcTTGGGGACTTAAAGGACAGTCAGGATTCACGATTACTATTGATTCAGAACCAGATTAGGAGGAGACTCATCACCAGCTCGCAGACACGCAGGCTTTGCTGGCTCGgatcaaatgaaaatgctgtCACATCATTAGACAGAGTGAGAAAGCTCTTCATTAAGGACACTGCGCTGTAGCGGAAAAGAAGAGGAATCAAAACAGCATGACAAATGGTATGAACGCTACAggtctgctgttttatttatttatttaacggCCGACAATACATCAATGTCTGCTGCCTGGCTTTGTTTGCTCTCGTTCGGTGGAGAAATGCTGCATTGATCAGCTTTTTTTCTGCACTCAGACTCCCGTACGTCTCACTGTAGATACTTttgttcttccttttcttctcctgcagTTTTACACTCGCGTTTCTTTGCCTCTGCCCTCTTCACCCTCTTTAAAATTCTCCCCCTTTCCTTCCCCCACCAATATcctgtcctttctctcttttctttgcctTGACCAATTCCCTTCTCTGCATCCCTTCCCCTTTTCTCAGCCCCTCAgagccccctcccctctcccacCCTTCCTAACCCCCCCCCATTATGTCTTTCTTATaactctctcctcttctgtgctCCGCTCTTCTTGCTGCCTGTGTTGGCAAGGTGGCAGAAGGAGGCGGTCAGAGTCCTAGCTAGCTGCATTAGCCCCATGCATTATTCATGTGCCCTGCAGTCTGTGTGGGTCTAGGTCTTCTGCTGGCTTTTCACTGGGACACATGGGCCTCGTGAAAGAGCTCTGTGTGCAGGACACACGGCCTGATGGAAGAGCTGCACAGATGGGACTACCAATTCCTTGATTTCTGCTCCCTCTCGTAGATGAAAACCCCAGGGAGTGAGAGTTTACCTCACAGATCAACATTCAAGTGCAGAATGAGGCGGTTTCCTTGGACGAGATCAAGAATGTTTATCCAGCGTCTCTCCTAATTCAACAGCCAGACCTTTCACAACAAAGCGTTCCccaagtgtgtttttctccacaaaCCAGAGGCAGGCTAAGGTTTCAGCCCTATCTGCCCCGATGTTGATATGAAAGACTTGCCCTCTTTTATTATTGGCCAAGATCTCTGTCTGCCTGGCAGCGTCTCCCGCTCCCCCACATCAGGATTCACAGGCTGTCCTCTTTGCTTTTAGAGCGCGCCCAGTAAGAACTGTTAACTGAACTGGGTGGTATGAAATTTTAATTTAGACAACCAGACGGAGATGGAGTGCCTCGTCTCCGGATCGCCATGTGCTTTTGAGGCTGCAAGAgaaaaagcaagagagagagtgagagagagagtgagagagagtgagagagagtgagagagagagagagagagagcgcctTGGGGACCAGAGGAGGGGCCTCTTGGagaaccacaaccacaaaactGGTTTGGACTGACATCTGCTTTGCTCGACGCGTTTGGATATTCACtctgaaaacatcaacaacTGGAATATACTTCTGTTCCATATAAATAGGTCAGAAATCCAGTGCAGATACGGCTGATACAACTCATTCAGACTTATTAACTGGTTGCTTCACGCTTCGCTCTAATTATAAGCCCGTCGTGTGTTATGCATCTTGTTTATGGGATTTGACAGGTCTCCCTGATAGCgttgctctgctctgcacaggTGGCCGCACCAGATTGGGATTGGCCCTGATGATCACAAGGaccccccctccacctcttttCAGCCAATCCTGGAGggcctgcagagctgatgtCTCAGAGGACGAGAGGGTATTTGTGTTCTGGAGTCCTGAAGAGACAAGCCACATCACGGTGAGTCACACTCTCACAGTCTTTGGTTCAAGTATGGGACATTGTGCTGCTTTCTTAAAATATGCAGGCAAGATCGGAGCTCCTGAATGTCTTGGTATGCTGAGGACAGAATCTTTTTCCGCCTTTTCCAGAagctttctgtgttttattttctaaaaaGAATATTTCATCGTTAAAAAACACAAGTATTTCAAGGGTCAAACCATGGACACTTATGTTCACTCAGCATGTTTGCTCTTACTTCTGCTTAACTATCTGCTTTGCTAAGCTCAGAAAGGTGAACTGTTATTGGAGTGAGGAGAGTAAACCTCTTGATCAAGTGCTCAGGATGTGTGCACGTATCTAAAAAATGTGCGGCTGCTGCCCACAGAGACTGTCATCTGAGACCACTACCTGACTCGGCAAGGACAGTgagggtgagacagagggggagaggagaaactaaaagacagaagagagaaagaaggagaatgacagcaaaacacaccACCTGACTCAGCACTGATTGCAGCGCcgcagcacacacatgcacaccaaaacacctgcaaacacGCTGCACATTCAACGCAATGCAACGAAGTGTCTCGCAGCAGTCCAAACATGTTTCACGACCTATATGACGCTGACTGACGTGACAGTTTCGCTCAATGATCGAACGCTTCCTCGTGTGCAGATGTCAGCTACCTAGCCTCGCTCATCCACATCAATCTGCCTCAATCCGGATCAGCGGGAGGTGCTGAAGTGACACCCTGACTAGTGTGGACCCGTGCAGGAGGAGGGCCTCTAATCCTCTTAAAGGACAGACCTACACTGCATGCCTTACTACGAGTGAGGGAGGCTAGTCATCACTGGCAATGACCAGCGACCACAGAGATGGGCTGAAATCCTGCCTTttagctgctgaaaacaaattaattttgtATGCTATCTCATGATTATGACTTTACTAACAGCAGCACTGTTGAACAACCTCTATTGATTGCAGTGCAGTGCGCATTGTTTCCCCATAACTCAGAAGTTAAAGTACAGTGAGGTAATTGTGCTGAAATTACTTTACCCTCCTCATTTATTGGACAAAGGCATGTTTTAAAATCCCTCATACAAGTGTGGCAGATGGCCAGAAAACTGTTGCGTTTCTTCTCAAAAGTTTTGGCTTGCAGAAGACTCCTCTATATTTCAGAGAGCTGATCAAACCAAGCTCTCCGCAGCCAGCTGCTGAAGCCAAGGTACGGATCATTAGGTTTCAGGAGCGCATTCGTCATCGTTAGCCACATTGATCAGGTCTGAGTCGCTATTCTTCCAGTCCCTGCCAAAGtgtctttcccttttctctgcctCATGGGGTCAAACAGGCCAATACAGCCGTGAACAGCAGATTAAGTTTATCACAAGACAGCATCAAAACAGCATCTgccataaacaaaaacacaaagggaacTTGATTCAACGCAATGCTGGAAACAAATGATAGCCTACTTCCAATAATTAAAGACGCACTGAAATCTGCAACACATTCCTGCCCCTCTAAAATCTTTGTAGCTGCTATTTCcaacacaaaagacacacaaacaagtacAACCCTTGTGGAGTATATTTTCAGCCATAGATAATAAGCCCTGTCAAGGAATTATCAGAGGCTCTACAAGCTCAATGCCAGCGTATTGATTGgctgacagaaacaaaccacAGTTGAGAGAGTCATAAGTCTTGAGATTTGGGCAGGATTCAGTGCTGACCAGCTTTGCCTCTCTGGGGTCCGACTGAGcctttcttcatttttcattatgtCCTGAACGCTCCCCTGTTTAAAAGGCAGGCTAAGCAGAAAGCGCACCGCTGCAGAGCTGTAGCGAATGTGCACATTGTAGCATATTTGTGTTGAACTCTTAGTGAATCCTGTTTTTGTGCGGCGGTGAAGTTGTTGAGGATCGGGTCAtttaagaaaatgtgtgtgacatGTGTTGTTGTTCATGCTGACTACACCccacccctctctttctctctctgcctttcttgcTCTCTGGTCACATATCTGATTATTCATCGTATTCAAGGCAGGCTACACTCTCTGAATATAAaaccagagcagaggagagctcaGCTCCACCGCTGAATGCACAGTCCGACAAGACAGTGCTAAACTCTGAAcagcttctttcctccctccaaACCCTTTCATCTTCTTTCCCCATCTGTGTTTTGCTTGTTGGGATTATGTCTGTAACTCATATCCGGCTCTCTCTTCGTCTCTTTAGATaaatggaggagaaggagcgaTGTAGGAGCAGGTCTCCAGCTCGACGGGCCAGTCGGGTGCAGCAGGTGGTGGGAACAATAATACGTCGCACCCGAGAGTCGCTCAGCAGGTACGGAATGAACGAGGGTCAGAGGTCGGGGCAAAGATCCTCTTCAAAGTTCAGGAAATGTTTGTTAAAGTGAAGAGCTGCAATGGAAAACACTCCCTGTCAGGCTGCTCCGTTTTCTGCGTCCCACTTCATTATTTAGACAGTGAATTGTTGAATATTCACACATGAACGTGGGTCGCTGCAGCTGTTCAAGGTGGGCTATCACGAGTGTGTTCTGAGTGGGAAAATGAAGCAGATGTTGGTGGGAAAACACCTGAGAATGCAGAAAATGTTGGCACCACACGGCCAACTGTAGCAGAAAATGCCGACCCCACACAAACCACTGCGTCagtaacaaataaaacaacttatgtagtaaaaaaaaaaaaacaacaactaaacAATAGAGTTTGAGACTCAGAGTGGAGAATAACAGCATCATCTAACGTCTGGGCCTGCTGCCAGATTCTGCAGTGGAGACAAAGTGTGGGATGTCTGGTAtatatcatttaaaatgaaaaatgtttctctACAGATGGCTTGTTTTTATCACAAAACATGTCGTTGTCAAACAGAAATGACTCTAAAATGAGATGTAAAAGTGAGAACGAGTGAAGTTGATTTCTTAACCCGGTGTGAACACACAGACGAGATCCCctccccacacacccacacattcaGACGCATAACACATAGTTGTGTACATATTCAAAACATGActgtccctctctcacacacaaacacaccccacAGTGAACCACAAATATGCTTTCAAGAGCCCTTCATTCCCTGGCTGAGCGGCTTCTCGTCTTCAGCAGAGGAGGCAGTGCGGAGAGGAAGCCCAGTAAGCTCCCTGTTAGTCATTCTTGGGAAAAATCGTGACAGATCCCCAGATGATAAATCCTAACAATGCTGGTGATcccctgacagcagcagctccgaGTTTTCACTTATTCTTTGAAACAACTTGACATTTGTGCTGCTTGATGGATGGGCACAATGATGAATTCTAATGACTCTTTCTTCAGCAACAACATAA contains:
- the tomm5 gene encoding mitochondrial import receptor subunit TOM5 homolog, producing MFKLEGLAPKMDPEEMKKKMRQDVISSLRNFLIYVALLRATPYVLKKLDSI